One region of Thiomonas intermedia genomic DNA includes:
- the prpB gene encoding methylisocitrate lyase, with product MTHPTAGAQLRLALTQESPLQIVGTINANHALLAQQAGFKAIYLSGGGVAAGSLGMPDLGINTLDDVLTDVRRITDVCDLPLLVDVDTGFGPSAFNIARTVKSLIKFGAAGLHIEDQVGAKRCGHRPGKEIVSSGEMVDRIKAAVDARSDPDFYLIARTDAIAVEGLDAAIARARACAEAGADAIFAEAALDLDTYRKFGQAVGVPLLANITEFGATPLFTVDELRSAGVAMALYPLSAFRAMNKAAQTVYQTLRREGTQKAVVPLMQTRTELYESIGYHAYEQRLDAIFSGKKPS from the coding sequence ATGACCCACCCGACCGCTGGCGCGCAGCTGCGCCTGGCCTTGACGCAGGAAAGCCCGCTGCAGATCGTGGGCACGATCAACGCCAACCACGCCTTGCTGGCCCAGCAGGCGGGCTTCAAGGCCATTTACCTCTCCGGGGGCGGCGTGGCGGCCGGCTCCCTGGGCATGCCCGATCTGGGCATCAACACCCTCGATGACGTGCTCACCGACGTGCGCCGCATCACCGATGTCTGCGATCTGCCCCTGCTGGTGGACGTGGATACCGGCTTTGGCCCGAGCGCCTTCAACATCGCTCGGACCGTCAAGAGCCTCATCAAATTCGGCGCCGCCGGCCTGCACATCGAAGACCAGGTCGGTGCCAAGCGCTGCGGCCACCGCCCCGGCAAGGAAATCGTCAGCAGTGGCGAAATGGTCGATCGCATCAAGGCCGCGGTCGACGCCCGTAGCGATCCCGACTTCTACCTCATCGCCCGCACCGATGCCATCGCCGTCGAGGGACTGGACGCGGCCATCGCCCGCGCCCGCGCCTGCGCCGAAGCCGGGGCCGACGCCATCTTCGCCGAGGCCGCGCTCGATCTCGACACCTACCGCAAGTTCGGTCAGGCGGTCGGCGTGCCCCTGCTGGCCAACATCACCGAGTTCGGCGCCACGCCACTGTTCACCGTCGATGAGCTGCGCAGCGCGGGCGTGGCCATGGCGCTCTACCCGCTTTCAGCGTTTCGCGCCATGAACAAGGCGGCGCAGACCGTGTATCAAACCCTGCGGCGCGAGGGCACGCAAAAGGCCGTGGTGCCGCTCATGCAAACCCGCACCGAGCTGTACGAAAGCATCGGCTACCACGCCTACGAGCAACGGCTGGACGCCATCTTTTCCGGCAAAAAGCCATCGTGA
- a CDS encoding malate dehydrogenase gives MSKAPVRVTVSGAAGQIGYALLFRIASGQMLGADQPVILQLLEIPDEKAQKALGGVMMELEDCAFPLLAGMSAHGDPMTAFKDVDYALLVGARPRGPGMERRDLLSANAQIFTAQGKALNAVASRAVKTLVVGNPANTNAYIAMKSAPDLPGKNFTAMLRLDHNRALSQLAAKTGKPVGDLEKVCVWGNHSPTMYADYRFATVGGQSVKDMIHDDAWNRDVFLPTVGKRGAAIIEARGLSSAASAANAAIDHMRDWALGTQGKWVSMGIPSDGSYGIPEQTMFGFPVTCAGGEYQLVRDLPIDAFSQERINKTLAELEEEKAGVQHLL, from the coding sequence ATGTCCAAAGCCCCCGTACGCGTCACCGTCAGCGGAGCCGCCGGCCAGATCGGCTATGCGCTGCTGTTCCGCATCGCTTCCGGTCAGATGCTGGGCGCAGACCAGCCCGTGATTCTGCAGCTCCTGGAAATTCCCGACGAAAAGGCGCAGAAGGCGCTGGGCGGGGTGATGATGGAACTGGAAGACTGCGCCTTCCCGCTGCTGGCCGGCATGAGCGCGCATGGCGACCCGATGACCGCCTTCAAGGACGTGGACTATGCCCTGCTGGTCGGCGCCCGCCCGCGCGGCCCGGGCATGGAGCGCCGCGACCTGCTGTCGGCCAATGCGCAGATCTTCACGGCCCAGGGCAAGGCGCTCAATGCCGTGGCCAGCCGCGCGGTCAAGACGCTGGTGGTCGGCAACCCGGCCAACACCAATGCCTATATCGCCATGAAATCGGCCCCCGATCTTCCCGGGAAGAACTTCACGGCCATGCTGCGCCTGGATCACAACCGCGCGCTCAGCCAGCTGGCCGCCAAGACCGGCAAGCCCGTGGGCGACCTCGAAAAGGTCTGCGTCTGGGGCAATCACTCCCCGACCATGTACGCCGATTACCGCTTCGCCACGGTCGGCGGCCAGTCGGTGAAAGACATGATCCACGATGACGCCTGGAATCGTGACGTTTTTCTGCCGACCGTGGGCAAGCGGGGTGCGGCCATCATCGAGGCCCGCGGGCTGAGTTCCGCGGCCTCGGCCGCCAATGCCGCCATCGACCACATGCGCGACTGGGCGCTGGGCACCCAGGGCAAGTGGGTCAGCATGGGCATTCCGTCGGACGGGTCTTACGGCATTCCCGAGCAGACGATGTTCGGCTTCCCGGTCACCTGCGCGGGCGGCGAATACCAGCTCGTGCGCGATCTGCCGATCGACGCGTTCTCGCAGGAGCGCATCAACAAAACCCTGGCCGAACTCGAAGAAGAGAAGGCCGGCGTCCAGCATCTGCTCTGA